The sequence CCTTGTCGTCCAGCGCCTCGGGCGCGACCACTTCGTGCGCCAGGCCCAGCTCGCCGGCCCGCTGCGCACTGATGCGCTCGGCGCTCTGGAAGTACCGGTAGCTCTGGCGCTCGCCGATGGCGCGGATCACATAGGGGCTGATGGCCGAGGGGATGATGCCGAACTTGACCTCGGAGGTGGCGAAGATGGCCTTCTCGCTGGCCACGCAGATGTCGCAGGCCGAGGCCAGGCCCATGCCCCCGCCCAGCGCCGCGCCCTGCACGCGGGCGATGGTCGGCGTGTTCATTTCGGACAGGGTGCGCAGCATGCCGGCGAGCTTGCGCGCGTCGGCCAGGTTCTCTTCCACGCTGGCCTCGCCGGCGGCCTTCATCCAGTTCAGGTCGGCACCGGCCGAGAAGCTCTTGCCACGGCCGGCCAGCACCACCACGCGCACCGAATCGTCGGCATCCAGCTGCTGGCAGGCGCCGGTGAGGTCATTGATGAGCTGCGCATTGAAGGCGTTGTGCACATCGGGGCGGTTCATCCAGACGGTGGCGATGCCGCCGTCGCGTTCGATGTCGAGAGTCTCGTACATAGCCATCTCCTTACATCCGGAACAGACCGAACTTGGTCGGCTGGATCGGTGCGTTGAGCGAGGCCGACAGCGACAGGCCGAGCATGCGGCGGGTCTGGGCGGGGTCGACCACGCCGTCGTCCCACAGGCGGGCGGTGGCGTAATAGGGGTGGCCCTGCAGTTCGTACTGCTCGCGGATGGGCGCCTTGAAGGCTTCTTCGTCTTCGGCACTCCAGCTGCCGCCCTTGGCTTCGATGCCGTCGCGACGCACGGTGGATAGCACGCCAGCGGCCTGCTCGCCGCCCATCACCGAGATGCGGCTGTTCGGCCACATCCACAGGAAGCGCGGGCTGTAGGCGCGGCCGCACATGCCGTAGTTGCCGGCGCCGAAGCTGCCGCCGATAAGCACGGTAATCTTGGGCACCTGGGCGGTGGCCACGGCGGTCACCATCTTGGCGCCGTCCTTGGCGATGCCGCCGTTTTCATACTTGCGGCCGACCATGAAGCCGGTGATGTTCTGCAAGAACAGCAGCGGAATGCCGCGCTGTGCGCACAACTCGATGAAGTGCGCGCCCTTCTGTGCCGATTCGCCGAACAGGATGCCGTTGTTGGCAACGATGCCGACCGGATAGCCGTAGAGCTGGGCGAAGCCGCACACCAGGGTGCTGCCGTAGCGCGCCTTGAATTCGTCAAAGCGCGAGCCGTCGACCACGCGAGCGATGATCTCGCGCACGTCGTAGGGCTTGCGGGTGTCGGCGGGGACGATGCCGTAGATTTCGGACGGATCGTAGATCGGCTCTTCGCCGCCGCCCAGGGCCAGGCTGACCGGCTTGACGCGGTTGAGATTGCCGACGATGCGCCGCGCGATGTTGAGCGCGTGGCTGTCGTTCTCGGCCAGGTGGTCGGCCACACCGGAGATGCGGGTGTGCACGTCGCCGCCGCCCAGATCCTCGGCCGTCACCACTTCACCGGTGGCGGCCTTCACCAGCGGCGGGCCGCCGAGGAAGATGGTGCCCTGGTTCTTGACGATGATGGTCTCGTCACTCATGGCCGGCACGTAAGCGCCGCCGGCGGTGCACGAGCCCATCACCACGGCGATCTGTGGGATGCCCTTGGCCGACATGTTGGCCTGGTTGAAGAAGATGCGGCCGAAGTGGTCGCGGTCGGGGAAGACTTCGTCCTGCTTGGGCAGGAAGGCGCCGCCGGAGTCGACCAGATAGACGCAGGGCAGGTTGTTCTGCTCGGCGATCTCCTGCGCGCGCAGGTGCTTCTTGACCGTCATCGGGTAGTAGGTGCCGCCCTTCACGGTGGCGTCGTTGGCAACGATCATGCACTCGGTGCCGCGCACCCGGCCGATGCCGGTGATCACGCCGGCCGAGGGGGCGTCGTTGTCGTACATGCCGAAGGCCGCCATCTGGCCGACTTCGAGGAAGGGTGTGCCCGGATCGAGCAGGTGGTTGACCCGGTCGCGCGGCAGCAGCTTGCCGCGGGCGAGGTGCTTCTCGCGCGCGCCTTCGCCACCGCCCAGGGCAATCTGCGCCGCCTTGTCGCGCAGGTCATTGACCACCGCTTCCATGGCCTGCGCATTGGCGCGGAATTCGTCCGAGCGCGTGTTGATCTTGCTCTTGATTGTGCTCATGTCTCCTCGTCCTTTATCGGTCAGCTGCTCAGAGCTGCTTTTCGTTCTGAATGCGTTGCTCGCGCACCGGGGCGCGGTAGCGCGCCATGGCCGCCAGCAGGGTGTCGATATCGTGCTCGCGCAACAGCAGCTCGGCGTTTTCGGGCTTCATGAAGCCTTCCGCCACGCCGTTCTGGAGCATCTGCGCGAGCGGCGCGTAGTAGCCGGTCACATCGAGCAGGCCGATGGGCTTGCCGTGAAAGCCGAGCTGCGCCCAGGTGAGCACCTCGAACAACTCCTCGAAGGTACCCAGCCCCCCGGGCAAGGCGATGAAGCCGTCCGACAGCTCGGCCATGCGCGCCTTGCGGGTGTGCATGGAGTCCACCACCTCGAGCCGGGTCAGCCCGCGATGGCCGACCTCCCACTCGTCCAGCGCCTGCGGAATGACGCCGATGACCGAGCCGCCCGCGGCCATGCAGGCATCGGCAACGACGCCCATGAGGCCGACATTGCCGCCGCCGTAGACCAGCGCGATGCCGCGCTCGGCCAGGGTGCGGCCCAGGGCCTGGGCCGCGGCGGTGTATTCCGGGCGCTTGCCGTGGCGGGCGCCACAGAAGACGCACAGTCGCTTGAAAGTCATGCCGGCATTCCGTTCAGTAGCCGCCGGTGTCGAGCCAGCGCTCGATCTGCGGCAGGCGGTCGACACCCCAGAAGGGCTCGCCGTCGATGATCACGAAGGGCGATCCGAACACCCCTTTGGCGATGGCTTCGCTGCAGGCGGCCTTGAGCCGCGCCTTGACCGGATCGCTCTGCAGGGCGGCGGCCAGCGCGGTGCCGTCGACACCCAGTCCGGCGGCCACCTCGACCACCACCTCGGGCGCGCCGATGTTGCGCCCGGCCTGGAAATAGGCGCGGTAGGCGGCATGGGCAAAACGGCGCGCCAGCGCGCAGTCCTGGTCATGCAGCCAGTAGTAGGCACGCGCCGCCGCCTGGGTGGGGATGGGGAACGGGTCGGGCTTGGCGTAGCGCACCCCGTGGTAGCGTGCCGAGCGCTCGATGTCGCGCACCGCATAGTCGCCCTTGAGCGGCACATCGGTCAGCGGCCGGCCTTCGGAGACGGTGTACACCACCCCCAGCAAGATCGGATGCCAGCGCACCTTGCGGCCGAAGCCGGCGGCGATGCCGTCGATCTTCTCGCTCATGAAATAGCCGTAGGGCGAGGAGAAGTCGAAGTAGAAGTCGATCGGATCTGCCATGTCGCGTCTCCTAGAGATGTTTCATGCTGGCCACTTTCAGGCCGGAAGCGATGAAGGCACCGCCGGCCCCGATGTTGAGCCACTTGATGACCGCCGGCCGCGCCTGCAGGAAGTCACGCAGGCGCGCGGCCCCGGCGCCCATCAGCGACATCAGCACCACGGTGATCAGCGCGTAGGTGGCGCCGAGCAGGAAGATCTGCAGCCCCATGTTGCCCAGCGCCGGTCGCGCGTACTGCGGCAGGAAGGCGAGCATGAACACCGCCACCTTGGGGTTGAGCAGATTGACCGTCAGGCTGCTCATGAACACCCGCTTGAGCGGCAGCGGCGCGGCGCCCTTGAGCGGGATCAGCCCATGCCGGCGGATGGCCTGGATGCCGACCCACACCAGATACACCGCGCCGACGCCGCGCAGGATCAGGAACAGGGTCTCCGACGCGGCCACCACCGCCGACAGGCCGGCGGCGACCAGCACCGAGGTGATCAGGATGCCCAGCGCACAACCGGCCGCGGCCGCCACCCCGGCCAGCCGGCCCTGCCCGAGGGCACGGCCGAGCAGCATGAGGCTGTCCGGCCCCGGCGCCAGCGTGAACAAGGCCGCCACGGGGATGAAGAGCAGGTAGAGCTGGAGATCGAGCATGATCGTGCCGCCGGGCTCAGGCCGCCTTCGGCCAGAGGATCATCTGCGTGCAGCGGAACAGCGCCAGCGTGCGACCGCTGCTGCCGATGACCTCGGCGTCCCACACCTGGGTGTTGCGGCCGGTGTGTGCGGCGGTGGCCACGCAGCGGATCTCGCCCTCGGTCTGCGTGCCGAGAAAATTGCTCTTCAGCTCGATGGTGGTGAAGCTGTCGGCGCCCACCGGCAGATGCGCGATGGTGGCAAAACCGGCGGCGGTGTCGGCCAGGGCGATCACCGAGGCCGCATGCAGGAAGCCGTTGGGCGCCAGCATCTCGGGGCGGATGGTGATGGTCGCCTCAAGGCGACCGGCGTCGAGCGCGGTCACCGTCACCCCGAACCAGCCCGGCAGGGTGCCGGGGGTGCGGGCATTGAGCATCTCGACGGATGCTTCGGGATGCAGTCTGTGGCTGCTCATGATTGGGGTCTCTGTTGGGCTGGGTTAAGCGATCAGTCGGCCAGGGCGCGGCCAATCACCAGGCGTTGGATGTCGCTGGCGCCTTCGTAGATCTGGCATACGCGCACATCGCGGTAGATGCGCTCGACCGGGAAGTCGGTCACATAGCCGTAGCCGCCATGGATCTGGATCGCGTCGGAGCACACCTTCTCGGCCATCTCGGAGGCGAACAGCTTGGCCATCGAGGCCTCTTTGAGGCACGGACGGCCGGCATCTTTGAGACTGGCGGCATGCCACACCAGCTGGCGCGCGGCTTCGAGCTGGGTCGCCATATCGGCCAGGCGGAAGTTGACCGCCTGGTGCTCGAAGATCGGCTTGCCGAAGGTTTCGCGCTCATGGGCGTATTTCACGGCGGCTTCGAGCGCAGCGCGGGCCATACCGAGGCACTGCGAGGCGATGCCGATACGGCCGGCTTCGAGGTTGGACAACGCAATCTTGTAGCCCTGCCCTTCTTCGCCGAGCAGCGCGTCGGCCGGCACACGGCAGTTCTCGAACAGGATCTGCGCAGTGTCGGAGGCCTTCTGGCCCATCTTCTCCTCGATGCGCCCGACGACATAACCCGGCGCGGTGGTCGGCACCAGGAAGCAGGAAATGCCTTTCTTGCCGGCGGCCTTGTCGGTCACGGCGAACACGATGGCCACATCGGCTTCACGGCCGGTGGTGATGAACTGCTTGACGCCGTTGAGCACCCACTCGTCGCCATCTTTGACGGCGGTGGTCTTGATCGCACCCGCATCAGAGCCGACATGCGGCTCGGTCAGGCAGAAACAGCCGAGCATCTCGCCACGGGCCAGCGGCTTGAGCCACTGTTCTTTTTGCGCGTCGTTGCCGTAGCGATTGGGGATACCGCAAGCCAGCGAATTCTGCACGCTGACGATGGTCGAGGTCGCGCCGTCGCCGGCGGCGATTTCTTCAATCGCCAGCACCAGGCTCATGTAGTCCATGCCCGCGCCGCCCCACTGCTCGGGCACGACCATGCCCAGCGCACCGAGTTCTGCCAGTTCCTTGAGCGCTTCGCGCGGGAAGGTGTGGTTTCGGTCCCACTCTTCGGCGAAGGGGGCGAGACGCTCGCGCGAGAAGTCGCGCATGGCGTCACGGATCATTTCCTGTTCTTGGGTCAGGATCATGGTGCTGCTCTCCTCTTACTCTTTTTTATGGCGGGCGATCGGTCACCCGTCCGTATATTTTTCAGGTAGCCCGGATGCAGGCCGAAGGCCGGAATCCGGGTTGGGCGCCTGATCGGCCCTTGCTGCATGTTGCGCATGCGGCCACTGCTCCCGGATT comes from Denitromonas sp. and encodes:
- a CDS encoding enoyl-CoA hydratase/isomerase family protein gives rise to the protein MYETLDIERDGGIATVWMNRPDVHNAFNAQLINDLTGACQQLDADDSVRVVVLAGRGKSFSAGADLNWMKAAGEASVEENLADARKLAGMLRTLSEMNTPTIARVQGAALGGGMGLASACDICVASEKAIFATSEVKFGIIPSAISPYVIRAIGERQSYRYFQSAERISAQRAGELGLAHEVVAPEALDDKVAEIVAALLQGGPKSQAAAKALIRAVANQPVSDAVVEDTSRRIASLRSTPEAKEGLSAFLDKRPAAWVPQA
- a CDS encoding carboxyl transferase domain-containing protein, translating into MSTIKSKINTRSDEFRANAQAMEAVVNDLRDKAAQIALGGGEGAREKHLARGKLLPRDRVNHLLDPGTPFLEVGQMAAFGMYDNDAPSAGVITGIGRVRGTECMIVANDATVKGGTYYPMTVKKHLRAQEIAEQNNLPCVYLVDSGGAFLPKQDEVFPDRDHFGRIFFNQANMSAKGIPQIAVVMGSCTAGGAYVPAMSDETIIVKNQGTIFLGGPPLVKAATGEVVTAEDLGGGDVHTRISGVADHLAENDSHALNIARRIVGNLNRVKPVSLALGGGEEPIYDPSEIYGIVPADTRKPYDVREIIARVVDGSRFDEFKARYGSTLVCGFAQLYGYPVGIVANNGILFGESAQKGAHFIELCAQRGIPLLFLQNITGFMVGRKYENGGIAKDGAKMVTAVATAQVPKITVLIGGSFGAGNYGMCGRAYSPRFLWMWPNSRISVMGGEQAAGVLSTVRRDGIEAKGGSWSAEDEEAFKAPIREQYELQGHPYYATARLWDDGVVDPAQTRRMLGLSLSASLNAPIQPTKFGLFRM
- a CDS encoding TIGR00730 family Rossman fold protein, which encodes MTFKRLCVFCGARHGKRPEYTAAAQALGRTLAERGIALVYGGGNVGLMGVVADACMAAGGSVIGVIPQALDEWEVGHRGLTRLEVVDSMHTRKARMAELSDGFIALPGGLGTFEELFEVLTWAQLGFHGKPIGLLDVTGYYAPLAQMLQNGVAEGFMKPENAELLLREHDIDTLLAAMARYRAPVREQRIQNEKQL
- a CDS encoding 2-hydroxychromene-2-carboxylate isomerase; the protein is MADPIDFYFDFSSPYGYFMSEKIDGIAAGFGRKVRWHPILLGVVYTVSEGRPLTDVPLKGDYAVRDIERSARYHGVRYAKPDPFPIPTQAAARAYYWLHDQDCALARRFAHAAYRAYFQAGRNIGAPEVVVEVAAGLGVDGTALAAALQSDPVKARLKAACSEAIAKGVFGSPFVIIDGEPFWGVDRLPQIERWLDTGGY
- a CDS encoding LysE family translocator, which gives rise to MLDLQLYLLFIPVAALFTLAPGPDSLMLLGRALGQGRLAGVAAAAGCALGILITSVLVAAGLSAVVAASETLFLILRGVGAVYLVWVGIQAIRRHGLIPLKGAAPLPLKRVFMSSLTVNLLNPKVAVFMLAFLPQYARPALGNMGLQIFLLGATYALITVVLMSLMGAGAARLRDFLQARPAVIKWLNIGAGGAFIASGLKVASMKHL
- a CDS encoding PaaI family thioesterase — its product is MSSHRLHPEASVEMLNARTPGTLPGWFGVTVTALDAGRLEATITIRPEMLAPNGFLHAASVIALADTAAGFATIAHLPVGADSFTTIELKSNFLGTQTEGEIRCVATAAHTGRNTQVWDAEVIGSSGRTLALFRCTQMILWPKAA
- a CDS encoding acyl-CoA dehydrogenase; amino-acid sequence: MILTQEQEMIRDAMRDFSRERLAPFAEEWDRNHTFPREALKELAELGALGMVVPEQWGGAGMDYMSLVLAIEEIAAGDGATSTIVSVQNSLACGIPNRYGNDAQKEQWLKPLARGEMLGCFCLTEPHVGSDAGAIKTTAVKDGDEWVLNGVKQFITTGREADVAIVFAVTDKAAGKKGISCFLVPTTAPGYVVGRIEEKMGQKASDTAQILFENCRVPADALLGEEGQGYKIALSNLEAGRIGIASQCLGMARAALEAAVKYAHERETFGKPIFEHQAVNFRLADMATQLEAARQLVWHAASLKDAGRPCLKEASMAKLFASEMAEKVCSDAIQIHGGYGYVTDFPVERIYRDVRVCQIYEGASDIQRLVIGRALAD